The Vicia villosa cultivar HV-30 ecotype Madison, WI linkage group LG1, Vvil1.0, whole genome shotgun sequence genome includes a region encoding these proteins:
- the LOC131648440 gene encoding uncharacterized protein LOC131648440, whose protein sequence is MDTPIDTVKEAKRHTHTYSFFREPLTALEGLSSLMTAFCLKSFTDNYGNILTLLETVVDTPALQTLMQFYDPEMRCFTFQDYQLAPTLEEYSIILNLKVKSEVPFIDIPKELNFKLIAAALYLSIKEVSDNWKSNGGVSGFSLKFLVRKAKEEFEKKNWNAYNALLAVDIYGIVMFPNVPNFVDSAAIHIFMGKNPIPTLLADTYYAVHARYEKRGGAITCCLQLLFIWFLSLLPSKGPFVKTREKLKWTHRIMSLTSYDIQWPKYRINVSEVIVGCGKFDNVPLVGTRGCINYNPVVSLRQLGYTLKDKPADHLIAETVYFEKGSDPEKLKEIIVAWKKIRKHNGAHLEKKESLALTPYVEWIVKRVRNLLLPYDRVAPLQKQPPLILSEFVPTELYKDALVTNYRLHEREQETNLKFFEERYAKMRLMHQLKQVEGASSSQASARRRPYELLEEDLYQKQQECLQLQRSESSLKRQKWDSDKQLAEEKAKTARLEEELRRLRAQRRGDGEVHSVARRS, encoded by the coding sequence ATGGACACTCCCATTGATACTGTCAAGGAGGCAAAGAGACATACGCACACCTACAGCTTTTTTCGAGAGCCGTTGACCGCCTTAGAGGGTTTGAGTTCGTTAATGACCGCTTTCTGCTTGAAGAGTTTCACGGACAATTATGGGAATATCTTGACTTTGTTGGAAACCGTGGTTGATACTCCTGCTTTGCAAACTTTGATGCAATTCTATGATCCTGAAATGAGGTGTTTCACGTTCCAGGATTACCAGTTGGCTCCGACATTGGAAGAGTACTCTATTATTCTTAATCTCAAGGTAAAAAGCGAAGTGCCATTCATCGACATTCCTAAAGAGTTGAATTTCAAGTTGATTGctgctgctctttatttgagcataaaagAAGTATCTGATAATTGGAAGTCGAATGGAGGTGTCTCGGGGTTCTCTTTGAAGTTCTTGGTGAGAAAAGCTAAAGAGGAATTTGAGAAAAAGAATTGGAACGCGTACAATGCATTGCTTGCTGTGGATATTTACGGGATTGTGATGTTCCCGAATGTTCCCAATTTTGTAGACTCGGCCGCGATACACATCTTCATGGGAAAGAATCCTATTCCTACTTTGTTGGCCGATACTTACTATGCCGTTCATGCCCGATATGAGAAACGTGGCGGTGCTATCACTTgttgccttcaattgttgttcatcTGGTTCCTCTCTTTGTTGCCCAGCAAAGGACCTTTTGTGAAGACAAGGGAGAAACTTAAGTGGACCCACAGGATTATGTCACTTACCTCTTATGACATCCAGTGGCCAAAGTATCGAATTAACGTTTCTGAAGTGATTGTTGGATGCGGTAAGTTTGATAATGTTCCTTTGGTTGGTACCAGAGGTTGCATCAATTACAATCCCGTGGTATCCCTGCGTCAGTTGGGGTATACGTTGAAAGACAAGCCGGCAGATCACTTGATAGCGGAGACAGTCTATTTTGAGAAGGGGTCGGATCCAGAAAAGTTGAAGGAGATAATTGTGGCTTGGAAGAAAATCCGTAAGCATAATGGAGCCCATTTAGAGAAGAAGGAATCACTTGCTTTGACaccgtatgttgaatggattgtgaAACGGGTTAGAAACTTGTTGCTGCCATATGACAGGGTTGCACCacttcaaaagcaacctcctttgaTTCTATCTGAATTTGTGCCAACAGAACTTTACAAGGATGCTCTGGTTACCAACTACAGGTTGCATGAAAGAGAGCAAGAGAccaatttgaagttctttgaaGAGAGATATGCAAAGATGAGGTTGATGCACCAGCTCAAGCAAGTCGAAGGCGCAAGTTCAAGTCAAGCCAGTGCCCGGAGGCGTCCCTATGAGTTGCTAGAGGAAGATTTGTATCAGAAGCAGCAAGAGTGTCTACAGTTACAGAGATCAGAGAGTAGTCTCAAGAGGCAGAAATGGGATTCAGATAAACAGCTAGCAGAAGAGAAGGCTAAGACTGCTCGGCTTGAAGAAGAACTAAGAAGACTCCGAGCCCAACGGAGAGGAGATGGAGAAGTTCATTCTGTTGCCAGGCGATCCTAG